A window of the Streptomyces griseochromogenes genome harbors these coding sequences:
- the pdhA gene encoding pyruvate dehydrogenase (acetyl-transferring) E1 component subunit alpha: MTVMEQRGAYRPSPPPAWQPRMDPAPLLPDAEPYRVLGTEAAAKADPDLLRRLYAQLVRGRRYNTQATALTKQGRLAVYPSSTGQEACEVAAALALQERDWLFPSYRDTLAVVARGVDPVEALTLLRGDWHTGYDPYAHRVAPLSTPLATQLPHAVGLAHAARLKGDDVVALAMVGDGGTSEGDFHEALNFAAVWQAPVVFLVQNNGFAISVPLAKQTAAPSLAHKAVGYGMPGRLVDGNDAAAVHEVLGDAVRHARAGGGPTLVEAVTYRIEAHTNADDATRYRGDAEVEAWRAHDPVQLLERELTTRGLLDEAGIESARQDAEAMAADLRERMNRDPELDPMDLFDHVYAETTAQLREQRALLRAELEAEQNDQEGDLR, encoded by the coding sequence ATGACGGTCATGGAGCAGCGGGGCGCGTACCGGCCATCGCCGCCGCCCGCCTGGCAGCCCCGTATGGACCCCGCGCCGCTGCTGCCCGACGCCGAGCCCTACCGCGTCCTCGGCACCGAAGCGGCCGCCAAGGCCGACCCGGACCTGCTGCGCAGGCTCTACGCCCAGCTGGTGCGCGGCCGGCGGTACAACACCCAGGCCACCGCGCTCACCAAGCAGGGCCGACTCGCCGTCTACCCGTCCAGCACCGGCCAGGAGGCCTGCGAGGTCGCCGCCGCGCTGGCCCTCCAGGAGCGCGACTGGCTCTTCCCCAGCTACCGCGACACCCTCGCCGTCGTCGCCCGGGGCGTGGACCCCGTCGAGGCGCTGACCCTGCTGCGCGGCGACTGGCACACCGGCTACGACCCCTACGCGCACCGGGTGGCTCCCCTGAGCACCCCGCTGGCCACGCAGCTCCCGCACGCCGTCGGCCTCGCGCACGCCGCGCGACTCAAGGGCGACGACGTGGTCGCGCTCGCCATGGTCGGCGACGGCGGCACCAGCGAGGGCGACTTCCACGAGGCGCTGAACTTCGCCGCCGTCTGGCAGGCACCGGTCGTCTTCCTCGTGCAGAACAACGGCTTCGCCATCTCGGTCCCGCTCGCCAAGCAGACCGCCGCACCCTCCCTGGCCCACAAGGCCGTCGGGTACGGCATGCCGGGCCGGCTGGTCGACGGCAACGACGCGGCCGCCGTGCACGAGGTCCTCGGCGACGCCGTACGCCACGCGCGCGCAGGCGGCGGCCCGACCCTGGTGGAGGCGGTGACCTACCGCATCGAGGCCCACACCAACGCCGACGACGCCACCCGCTACCGGGGCGACGCCGAGGTCGAGGCCTGGCGTGCCCACGACCCCGTCCAGCTGCTGGAGAGGGAGCTGACCACACGTGGACTGCTCGACGAGGCCGGCATCGAAAGTGCCCGGCAGGACGCCGAGGCGATGGCCGCCGACCTGCGCGAGCGCATGAACCGGGACCCCGAGCTCGACCCGATGGACCTCTTCGACCACGTCTACGCCGAGACCACCGCGCAACTGCGCGAGCAGCGCGCCCTGTTGCGCGCCGAGCTGGAGGCGGAGCAGAACGACCAGGAAGGCGACCTTCGATGA
- a CDS encoding alpha-ketoacid dehydrogenase subunit beta, with protein sequence MTTVAVKPATMAQALTRAMRDAMAADPAVHVMGEDVGTLGGVFRVTDGLAKEFGEDRCTDTPLAEAGILGTAVGMAMYGLRPVVEMQFDAFAYPAFEQLISHVSRMRNRTRGRMPLPITVRVPYGGGIGGVEHHSDSSEAYYMATPGLHVVTPATVADAYGLLRQAIASDDPVVFLEPKRLYWAKDTWNPEHPTEVEPIGRAVVRRPGSSATLITYGPSLPVCLEAAEAARAEGWDLEVVDLRSLVPFDDETVCAAVRRTGRAVVVHESTGFGGPGGEIAARITERCFHHLEAPVLRVAGFDIPYPPPMLERHHLPGVDRILDAVARLQWEAEG encoded by the coding sequence ATGACCACCGTCGCCGTCAAGCCCGCCACCATGGCGCAGGCCCTCACGCGCGCGATGCGCGACGCGATGGCCGCCGACCCCGCCGTGCACGTCATGGGCGAGGACGTCGGCACCCTCGGCGGTGTCTTCCGGGTCACCGACGGCCTCGCCAAGGAGTTCGGCGAGGACCGCTGCACCGACACCCCGCTGGCCGAGGCGGGCATCCTCGGCACCGCCGTCGGCATGGCCATGTACGGCCTGCGCCCGGTGGTGGAGATGCAGTTCGACGCCTTCGCCTACCCGGCCTTCGAGCAACTGATCAGCCACGTCTCGCGGATGCGCAACCGCACCCGCGGCCGGATGCCCCTGCCGATCACCGTCCGGGTCCCCTACGGCGGCGGCATCGGCGGCGTCGAGCACCACAGCGACTCCTCCGAGGCCTACTACATGGCCACCCCGGGCCTCCACGTCGTCACGCCCGCCACCGTCGCCGACGCCTACGGGCTGCTGCGCCAGGCCATAGCCTCCGACGACCCGGTCGTCTTCCTGGAGCCCAAGCGGCTCTACTGGGCGAAGGACACCTGGAACCCCGAGCACCCCACCGAGGTCGAGCCCATCGGGCGCGCGGTGGTGCGCCGCCCGGGCAGCAGCGCCACGCTCATCACCTACGGTCCGTCCCTGCCGGTCTGCCTGGAGGCCGCCGAGGCCGCCCGGGCGGAGGGCTGGGACCTGGAGGTCGTCGACCTGCGCTCCCTGGTGCCGTTCGACGACGAGACGGTCTGCGCGGCCGTCCGGCGCACCGGACGCGCGGTCGTCGTGCACGAGTCGACCGGATTCGGCGGGCCGGGCGGCGAGATCGCGGCCCGCATCACCGAGCGCTGCTTCCACCACCTGGAGGCGCCGGTGCTGCGCGTGGCCGGCTTCGACATCCCCTACCCGCCGCCGATGCTGGAGCGGCACCACCTGCCGGGCGTCGACCGCATCCTGGACGCCGTGGCACGCCTGCAGTGGGAGGCCGAGGGCTGA